Proteins found in one Bremerella volcania genomic segment:
- a CDS encoding M24 family metallopeptidase, with the protein MATTRTRVTKLRRQLKQSGADALLVTNFKNVTYLTGFTGDDSYLLVTAKEEILFSDPRYSEQLEAECPHVKLEVREQGTSILDAVAKTVGKAKIGKLGIESESMTVQLFNKVVAKLPKVEVKQLDGFVEELRVVKDKGEIALTREAISLAEKAFAVLKAGLRGDQTEKELDALLTYEIQRNGGRGTSFPPIVGVGPRAARPHGTPGMVRMEEDSFVLIDWGADYRFYKSDLTRVLFYGKVPAKMRKMYETCLKAQLAAIDAIQPGVIMSDVDKAARSIIAKAGWGKQFGHGLGHGIGLDIHESPRLNSLSHRPLEAGMIVTVEPGIYFPGFGGVRIEDDVLVTKDGHEVLTSVPKSFEEATITL; encoded by the coding sequence ATGGCCACCACGCGTACTCGTGTTACCAAGCTCCGTCGCCAACTGAAGCAGAGCGGGGCGGATGCCTTGCTGGTCACCAACTTCAAAAACGTGACCTATCTGACCGGCTTCACCGGCGACGACAGTTATTTGCTGGTGACCGCCAAGGAAGAAATCCTGTTCAGCGATCCTCGTTACAGCGAGCAGCTCGAAGCAGAATGCCCCCACGTGAAGCTCGAAGTTCGCGAGCAGGGCACCTCCATACTCGACGCCGTCGCCAAGACGGTCGGCAAAGCCAAGATCGGCAAGCTCGGGATCGAAAGCGAGTCGATGACCGTTCAACTGTTCAACAAGGTGGTCGCCAAACTGCCCAAGGTCGAGGTCAAGCAGCTTGATGGGTTCGTGGAAGAATTGCGGGTCGTGAAAGACAAAGGAGAAATCGCTCTCACGCGCGAAGCCATTTCCCTTGCCGAGAAAGCGTTTGCTGTCCTGAAAGCGGGCCTTCGCGGCGATCAAACCGAAAAAGAACTGGACGCGTTGTTAACCTACGAAATCCAACGCAACGGCGGCCGCGGCACCAGTTTTCCTCCGATCGTGGGTGTCGGTCCACGGGCAGCTCGCCCCCATGGAACGCCTGGCATGGTCAGGATGGAAGAAGACAGCTTCGTCCTGATCGATTGGGGAGCCGACTATCGGTTCTACAAGAGCGACCTCACCCGCGTCCTCTTCTACGGCAAAGTACCGGCCAAGATGAGAAAGATGTACGAGACCTGCCTGAAAGCTCAGTTGGCCGCCATCGACGCGATCCAACCCGGCGTCATCATGTCCGACGTCGACAAAGCGGCTCGCAGCATCATCGCCAAGGCAGGCTGGGGAAAACAATTCGGACACGGCCTGGGTCACGGCATCGGCCTCGATATTCACGAATCCCCGCGACTGAACTCGCTCAGCCATCGCCCCCTGGAAGCCGGCATGATCGTCACCGTCGAACCTGGCATCTACTTCCCAGGCTTCGGCGGCGTCCGGATTGAAGATGACGTCCTGGTCACCAAAGATGGCCATGAAGTACTGACGAGCGTGCCGAAGTCGTTCGAGGAAGCGACGATTACGCTTTAA
- a CDS encoding arylsulfatase B encodes MISRRLLLLFAVAFSVLLENAVLADAPGSRPNIMFVLADDMGWNQPGFNHPEQASLTPNMDKLATEGMRLNEFYTHSVCAPTRAAFLTGRYAFRTWSDWRTEDFGKPSYLAKLGLELAHTKSGEPTRRIHALDTNERTIAEALNEAGYFTALLGKWHLGEWLPEHLPMGQGFDYQYGHYAWGIDYYTKTIVHNAPARYAVYDWHRNQQPVNEEGYATDLIADETVRLIESRKGNDEPFFMYVAFNAVHGPLNPPPGFQGDPSDTDAVRDAMLESLDRAVGRIEEAIEKNGFKDNTLFIFANDNGPVLEEMSKPFRGTKNTTFEGGVRQPCVIRWPGHVAPGTAKDGLVFIADFFPTFITLAGGNHQQERPIDGLDMTGAFFSGEKSPRNEIIYDVAGSVRLPTIRRGDFKLMGDMLFNIQEDPSEQTDVAIKHPRLVAELSERLDVVGKERPPLGDKPLLMDPPLPYVYGANEQEDVPQWLIEKVEAVRATQPKEWPPGETPWPKAPQGAEASKMDGLRDEIVK; translated from the coding sequence ATGATCTCTCGTCGACTACTCCTGCTATTCGCTGTTGCTTTCTCCGTCCTGCTAGAAAACGCAGTACTCGCCGATGCTCCTGGCAGTCGGCCCAACATCATGTTCGTGCTGGCCGACGACATGGGCTGGAACCAGCCTGGCTTCAATCATCCCGAACAAGCCTCGCTAACACCCAACATGGACAAGCTGGCCACCGAAGGGATGCGGCTCAACGAGTTCTACACGCACAGCGTATGTGCTCCGACTCGTGCGGCCTTTCTGACGGGCCGGTACGCCTTTCGGACATGGAGCGACTGGCGAACCGAAGACTTCGGCAAACCAAGCTATCTCGCCAAGCTGGGGCTAGAACTTGCCCATACCAAAAGTGGCGAGCCAACCCGGCGGATTCACGCCCTCGATACCAACGAGCGCACCATTGCTGAAGCCTTGAACGAAGCAGGCTACTTCACGGCATTGCTGGGTAAGTGGCACTTGGGAGAGTGGCTGCCGGAACATCTTCCCATGGGGCAAGGCTTCGACTACCAGTACGGGCATTATGCCTGGGGCATCGACTATTACACCAAAACAATCGTGCACAATGCCCCGGCCCGCTATGCCGTTTACGACTGGCATCGCAATCAGCAGCCGGTCAACGAAGAGGGCTATGCCACCGATTTGATCGCGGACGAAACAGTTCGGCTGATCGAATCTCGTAAAGGAAACGACGAACCGTTCTTCATGTACGTCGCGTTCAACGCGGTGCATGGCCCCTTGAACCCACCTCCCGGTTTCCAAGGAGATCCAAGCGACACCGACGCGGTGCGTGACGCGATGCTCGAAAGCCTCGACAGGGCCGTGGGGCGTATCGAAGAGGCCATCGAAAAGAATGGCTTCAAAGACAACACGCTCTTCATCTTCGCCAACGATAACGGCCCTGTGCTGGAAGAGATGAGCAAGCCGTTTCGCGGTACCAAGAACACGACCTTCGAAGGAGGCGTTCGTCAGCCGTGCGTGATTCGCTGGCCAGGGCATGTCGCTCCTGGCACGGCGAAAGATGGGCTCGTTTTCATCGCCGACTTCTTCCCAACCTTCATCACCCTGGCCGGCGGCAACCATCAGCAAGAACGCCCGATTGACGGTTTGGACATGACCGGGGCGTTCTTCTCCGGCGAGAAGAGCCCTCGCAACGAGATCATTTACGACGTCGCTGGCAGCGTGCGTCTGCCGACGATTCGTCGTGGCGACTTCAAGCTGATGGGAGACATGCTGTTCAACATACAAGAAGATCCTTCGGAGCAGACTGACGTCGCTATCAAGCATCCGCGGCTCGTGGCGGAGCTAAGCGAGCGGCTGGATGTCGTCGGCAAGGAACGTCCGCCACTGGGAGACAAACCGCTGCTGATGGATCCGCCACTTCCTTATGTCTACGGCGCAAACGAGCAGGAAGACGTGCCGCAGTGGCTGATTGAAAAGGTCGAAGCGGTCCGCGCAACGCAGCCCAAAGAGTGGCCCCCAGGCGAAACTCCTTGGCCCAAAGCCCCTCAAGGCGCCGAAGCAAGCAAGATGGATGGCCTGCGGGACGAAATCGTGAAGTAA
- the accB gene encoding acetyl-CoA carboxylase biotin carboxyl carrier protein yields MSDSKSTSSNVFNVETVRSLVELMKQHDLSELDLREGDQKISLKRGGQPPIYAAPAPMQAAPMPVAPAASVSSAPTTSGGGEALASDAHLIAIKSPMVGTYYSKPKPDAESFARIGDHVSEDTVVCIIEAMKVFNEIKAEVSGKIVKVLVKDEEPVEFGQPMFMVDPQG; encoded by the coding sequence ATGTCCGATTCCAAATCGACTTCCAGCAATGTATTCAACGTCGAGACGGTTCGCTCGCTAGTTGAACTGATGAAGCAGCATGACCTGAGCGAACTCGACCTTCGCGAAGGGGACCAGAAAATCTCGCTCAAGCGAGGTGGTCAGCCCCCCATTTATGCCGCTCCGGCACCAATGCAGGCCGCTCCCATGCCGGTTGCTCCGGCGGCATCGGTCTCTTCGGCTCCGACAACTTCTGGGGGTGGTGAAGCTCTAGCTTCCGACGCCCACCTGATTGCCATCAAGAGCCCGATGGTTGGTACTTATTACTCAAAGCCCAAGCCCGATGCCGAATCGTTTGCTCGCATTGGTGACCACGTCTCGGAAGACACCGTTGTGTGCATCATCGAAGCCATGAAGGTCTTCAACGAGATCAAGGCCGAAGTCTCCGGCAAGATCGTCAAGGTTTTGGTCAAGGACGAAGAACCGGTTGAATTCGGCCAGCCGATGTTCATGGTCGATCCGCAGGGCTAA
- a CDS encoding HDOD domain-containing protein, translated as MVTEHLTALVVDDELPVRALLAKALGEVGFQCVESSDGQDAWQQHEKSPFDLVVTDLKMPKMNGHKLCVDLLNSPTRPIVSVLTGIRHERLIQDLESRGIDLIRHKPINFRNLARELRGLLDQKVTSVQNASEPLTESEDPSDESLTPKAEQHRKHAIGVLLKDKNVANELAGTLTDSSKSLFVTTNSEQLCQVLDHHRIDLLLIENDLGGFLSGIEIVERLNHQLIRPKVVLFAEESSKIHQIADENGVEFVTPINTDRNEIKTSVQRILRDTLEHDAFIPPLARHLVKDFGDIPPLPQLVVKLAGYLAMPLNDISIDELADDISADTRAATDLLKVTNRGRSHFEQTTSVHQAVNLHGPKRTIAMVMSMATMKAQSDVLNKWDETHRQWYQKRSVIIAAAASVFAERLENCSPDTAYILGLVQDIGCLVLANKFGSRYDLIAERVQGVGRTQLHQLELESFQIHHAHVSAALLQKWRLPQALVRTVVAHHDPDAEEGLPKVDASYLRVIQLAEAFANAMDMPHPYRSFVLSQCLEKFTDHSHDQRVMACTEALEKAQSLCELFEFPVPDQAELGSILQKSTASLT; from the coding sequence ATGGTCACAGAACATTTGACCGCGTTAGTTGTCGATGATGAATTGCCGGTGCGTGCACTTCTTGCAAAAGCATTGGGCGAAGTCGGTTTCCAGTGCGTCGAGTCATCGGACGGTCAGGATGCATGGCAACAACATGAAAAGTCTCCGTTTGACCTCGTGGTTACCGATTTGAAAATGCCGAAAATGAATGGCCACAAACTGTGCGTTGACTTGCTTAACTCTCCGACGCGTCCGATTGTGAGCGTGCTGACAGGGATTCGTCACGAGCGACTGATCCAGGATCTGGAAAGCCGCGGCATCGATTTAATTCGTCACAAACCGATCAACTTTCGCAACTTGGCCAGAGAACTGCGTGGTTTGTTGGATCAAAAGGTGACATCCGTTCAAAACGCATCCGAGCCGCTGACTGAGTCCGAAGATCCCTCTGACGAAAGTCTGACACCCAAAGCTGAGCAACATAGAAAGCATGCAATCGGCGTTCTGCTAAAGGACAAGAACGTTGCCAACGAGTTAGCGGGAACACTAACCGATTCGTCGAAATCCCTTTTCGTGACGACCAATTCCGAACAACTTTGCCAAGTGCTTGATCATCATCGCATCGACTTACTGTTGATTGAAAACGACTTGGGCGGATTTCTTTCTGGCATCGAAATTGTCGAACGGCTCAACCATCAACTCATTCGCCCCAAGGTCGTTCTTTTTGCGGAAGAGTCTTCCAAGATCCACCAGATTGCGGACGAAAACGGTGTGGAGTTCGTCACTCCCATCAACACGGACCGGAATGAGATCAAGACTTCGGTGCAGCGTATTCTGAGAGATACCCTCGAGCATGATGCTTTCATTCCGCCACTTGCGCGGCATCTGGTGAAGGACTTTGGCGATATACCTCCGCTGCCTCAACTGGTTGTCAAACTCGCCGGGTACCTGGCGATGCCGCTGAACGATATTTCGATCGATGAGTTGGCTGACGACATCTCGGCGGACACACGTGCGGCAACTGACCTTTTGAAAGTGACCAATCGGGGACGTTCCCACTTCGAGCAGACGACCAGCGTTCATCAAGCGGTCAATCTACATGGCCCTAAAAGGACCATTGCCATGGTCATGTCCATGGCAACCATGAAAGCACAGTCCGATGTTCTGAACAAATGGGACGAAACACATCGCCAGTGGTACCAGAAACGAAGTGTGATCATCGCCGCTGCCGCGTCGGTTTTCGCGGAAAGACTGGAAAACTGTTCGCCGGACACGGCTTATATCTTGGGCTTGGTGCAGGACATTGGCTGTCTTGTTCTGGCGAACAAATTTGGCAGTCGCTACGACCTGATCGCGGAACGCGTGCAAGGGGTGGGACGCACCCAACTTCATCAATTGGAGTTAGAAAGCTTTCAAATCCATCATGCGCATGTCTCAGCGGCTTTGCTGCAAAAATGGCGACTACCCCAGGCGCTGGTTCGCACCGTCGTCGCTCACCATGACCCAGACGCGGAAGAAGGTCTCCCGAAGGTCGACGCCTCCTATCTTCGGGTGATTCAGTTGGCCGAGGCCTTCGCGAACGCAATGGACATGCCACATCCCTATCGGAGCTTCGTCCTTTCTCAGTGCCTGGAAAAATTCACCGACCATAGCCATGACCAACGGGTCATGGCTTGCACCGAGGCACTTGAGAAGGCTCAAAGTCTTTGCGAATTGTTCGAATTCCCAGTTCCCGACCAAGCGGAACTAGGATCGATTCTGCAAAAATCAACGGCTTCGCTGACCTAA
- the accC gene encoding acetyl-CoA carboxylase biotin carboxylase subunit, translating into MYNRILIANRGEIALRIIRACKELGIETVAIFSEADRDAAYLKLADEAYCVGPAKSSQSYLKIDRVISAAEVGNVEAIHPGYGFLAENAEFNDICRSCNIDFIGPTPEAMAKLGDKNTARSMAREANVPVVPGSAGLIEDENEALKIAHEIGFPVLIKATAGGGGRGMRVAANDLVLKNALNQAQTEAGAAFGNAGVYIEKYVEHPRHVEVQVIADHHGNVVHLYERECSTQRRHQKLIEESPAPNLSQKTRDEICAAAVRMIKAADYQNAGTVEFIVDKDENFYFIEVNARIQVEHCVTEMVTGVDLIQAQIRVASGEPLPWKQEDIKLQGAAIECRINAEDADKNFMPCPGKINQLIVPGGPGVRFDSHVYSGYTVPPHYDSMIGKLIVHRNTREEAIRCMLRALDEIRTDGITTTANFHKKVLNHSAFAEGKIDTTFVERTWFS; encoded by the coding sequence ATGTACAACCGCATTCTGATCGCCAATCGCGGCGAGATCGCTCTTCGCATTATTCGTGCCTGCAAAGAACTGGGCATTGAAACGGTCGCCATTTTTAGCGAAGCCGACCGTGACGCCGCCTATTTGAAACTGGCCGACGAAGCTTACTGCGTGGGTCCTGCCAAGAGCTCCCAAAGCTACTTGAAGATCGATCGCGTCATCAGCGCCGCCGAAGTGGGTAACGTCGAAGCGATTCACCCCGGCTACGGCTTCCTGGCCGAGAATGCCGAGTTCAACGACATTTGCCGCAGCTGCAACATCGACTTCATCGGCCCCACGCCGGAAGCCATGGCCAAGCTGGGCGATAAGAACACGGCCCGTAGCATGGCGCGCGAAGCGAACGTGCCGGTGGTGCCTGGTTCGGCAGGTTTGATCGAAGACGAAAACGAAGCCCTGAAGATCGCCCACGAGATCGGTTTCCCCGTGCTGATCAAAGCGACCGCCGGTGGTGGTGGTCGCGGGATGCGTGTGGCCGCCAACGACCTGGTGCTGAAGAACGCCTTGAATCAGGCCCAAACCGAAGCCGGCGCGGCCTTCGGCAACGCGGGCGTGTACATCGAAAAGTACGTCGAACATCCACGCCACGTCGAAGTGCAGGTCATCGCCGACCATCACGGCAATGTGGTCCACCTGTACGAGCGTGAGTGCAGCACGCAGCGTCGTCATCAGAAGCTGATCGAAGAGAGCCCGGCCCCGAATCTTTCGCAGAAGACTCGCGACGAAATCTGTGCCGCCGCCGTGCGGATGATCAAAGCAGCCGACTACCAAAACGCTGGTACGGTCGAGTTCATCGTCGACAAGGACGAAAACTTCTACTTCATCGAAGTGAATGCCCGTATTCAGGTCGAACACTGCGTCACCGAGATGGTCACCGGCGTCGACTTGATCCAAGCTCAAATCCGCGTCGCTTCCGGCGAACCACTTCCATGGAAGCAGGAAGACATCAAGCTGCAAGGCGCCGCGATCGAATGTCGTATCAACGCCGAAGACGCCGACAAGAACTTCATGCCGTGCCCTGGTAAGATCAACCAGTTGATCGTCCCCGGCGGCCCAGGCGTTCGCTTCGACTCGCACGTCTACAGCGGCTATACCGTGCCGCCGCATTACGACTCGATGATTGGCAAGTTGATCGTTCATCGCAACACCCGCGAAGAAGCCATCCGCTGCATGCTCCGGGCACTCGACGAGATCCGCACCGACGGCATCACCACCACGGCCAACTTCCACAAGAAGGTGCTGAACCATTCTGCCTTCGCGGAAGGAAAGATCGACACCACGTTTGTCGAACGCACCTGGTTCTCTTAA
- a CDS encoding S1C family serine protease has translation MEPTPHNGPPEAANSTPSQPNPVAFLRLFLYCLVAAFCGAWVISYWTTSSDKPSLNPNAEPRTITPRGDLADDEKSTIKLFEKSANSVVFITTSQQVRMYGSAKISEMATGQGSGFVWDEQGHIVTNYHVVKSIANGSGTARVTFADASTYVATIVGSSPEHDLAVLQVTNFQGDAFEPIEVGESANLQVGQKVFAIGNPFGFDHTLTTGVISGLGRSIEAEDGRQIDDLIQTDAAINPGNSGGPLLDSGGRLIGVNSAIYSPSGAYAGIGFAIPVDTVNSVVTELIRHGQIKRPYLGVRVAPPTINARLGREGALVAEVVPGSPAEKAGFQPTIITSDQQVVLGDLIIQIDGKPIKNFGDIVQQLFDHKIGDTLQVTVIRGLLTEKQREVELEVVLAEST, from the coding sequence ATGGAGCCTACCCCTCATAACGGCCCTCCAGAGGCCGCAAATTCGACCCCGTCGCAGCCCAACCCGGTCGCCTTCTTGCGGCTGTTTCTGTACTGCCTGGTCGCCGCTTTCTGTGGGGCCTGGGTTATCAGTTATTGGACCACCTCCAGTGACAAGCCCTCGCTCAATCCCAATGCCGAACCTCGGACGATTACCCCCCGAGGGGATTTGGCCGACGACGAGAAGTCGACGATCAAATTATTCGAGAAATCTGCCAACTCGGTTGTTTTCATCACGACCTCGCAGCAGGTTCGGATGTATGGAAGTGCGAAAATCTCGGAGATGGCGACCGGGCAGGGAAGTGGGTTCGTCTGGGACGAACAGGGGCATATCGTCACCAACTACCACGTCGTCAAGTCAATCGCCAACGGCTCGGGCACGGCTCGTGTCACCTTCGCCGACGCTTCGACCTATGTGGCCACGATTGTTGGCTCGTCTCCCGAACATGACCTGGCGGTCCTCCAGGTAACTAACTTCCAAGGAGATGCCTTTGAGCCGATCGAGGTCGGGGAGTCCGCCAATCTTCAAGTTGGCCAAAAGGTATTTGCGATCGGAAACCCATTCGGTTTCGACCATACCCTGACCACTGGTGTCATCAGCGGCCTGGGACGATCGATCGAAGCGGAAGATGGGCGGCAGATAGACGACCTGATCCAAACCGACGCGGCCATCAATCCTGGCAACAGTGGCGGGCCACTATTGGACAGTGGCGGTCGTTTGATTGGGGTGAATTCCGCAATTTACAGTCCCAGCGGAGCTTACGCCGGGATCGGTTTCGCTATTCCGGTCGACACGGTTAACTCCGTAGTTACCGAGTTGATACGGCACGGTCAGATCAAGCGGCCATACTTGGGTGTTCGCGTCGCACCACCGACAATCAACGCGCGCCTGGGCAGAGAAGGGGCCCTGGTCGCTGAGGTTGTTCCTGGTAGTCCGGCGGAAAAAGCTGGTTTTCAACCCACAATCATCACCTCGGACCAACAGGTGGTGCTGGGGGATTTAATCATTCAAATCGACGGCAAACCCATCAAAAACTTCGGTGATATCGTTCAGCAGTTATTCGATCACAAAATCGGAGACACCCTCCAAGTCACGGTTATTCGTGGACTGTTGACCGAAAAACAACGGGAAGTCGAACTCGAAGTCGTGTTGGCCGAGTCGACTTAA
- a CDS encoding HAD family hydrolase yields the protein MKVCLFDIDGTLITTGMAGKDAMIEAFLKVAQLTELEHVFQVSGKTDRGIFAELYELHGKTLSEEAWHAFLDQYLGGLATNLPQRQGLVLEGVAALLAKLSQRDDVLLGLLTGNVEKGAALKLGHYGIHEYFAFGGFGDHHPNRDDVARAALEAAEAFHGEKISPEDIYVLGDTPNDVKCARAIGAKAVAVATGVFSIEELEAAKPDLLLANLADTEAVTQFIFG from the coding sequence ATGAAAGTCTGTCTCTTCGATATCGATGGAACCCTCATCACCACCGGCATGGCAGGCAAAGACGCCATGATCGAGGCGTTTCTGAAAGTGGCCCAGTTGACCGAACTGGAACACGTCTTTCAGGTCAGCGGCAAGACAGACCGAGGTATCTTCGCCGAACTTTACGAACTGCACGGCAAGACGCTCTCTGAAGAAGCCTGGCACGCGTTTCTCGATCAGTACTTGGGCGGACTGGCGACCAACCTTCCCCAGCGGCAAGGGCTCGTGCTCGAAGGGGTTGCCGCGTTGCTGGCCAAGCTCTCGCAGCGCGATGATGTCCTGCTTGGCCTTTTGACTGGAAACGTCGAGAAGGGGGCCGCCTTGAAACTGGGGCACTATGGAATTCACGAGTACTTCGCGTTCGGCGGGTTCGGCGATCATCACCCCAACCGAGACGACGTGGCGCGAGCCGCATTGGAAGCCGCCGAGGCATTTCATGGCGAAAAAATCTCGCCCGAGGACATCTATGTCCTCGGTGATACGCCCAACGACGTGAAGTGTGCCCGGGCAATCGGCGCGAAAGCCGTTGCCGTCGCCACTGGGGTCTTTTCGATCGAAGAACTCGAAGCCGCCAAACCCGACCTCTTGCTCGCCAATCTGGCCGATACCGAGGCCGTAACTCAGTTCATCTTTGGCTAA
- a CDS encoding SpoIIE family protein phosphatase: MSSYLVALNGPDSGKKIFLAGEEFTLGRHPECDIVVEVGAVSRYHAKITHKDSGYIIEDLKSRNGTFVNDEQIATPHKLQHGDTIRVCDISFDFRQEGVKPAPTETVGLKADGPGAFGAVMVDDDGATSTIMSKFEVSSQTGSIHLTASPEVKLNALLEITRGLTGTLSLDEVLPKVLEGLFHIFLQADRGFIILPDGSGNMVPRWTKARKESDEEEIRISRTIVKHVMQTREAVLSADAAADSRFEMSQSITDFKIRSIMCAPLVNADDEVIGVIQIDTLDQRKRFQKEDLEVAVSVGMQAAAAIERAQLHDQAIRQIAFERDLHTAKQVQIGFLPSEQPSVPGYNFYHYYLAANSVGGDYYDYISLPDGGTAILVGDVVGHGIAASLMMAKLSAEARYCLASMADLQQAAFHLNNNFAAYTPADKFVTLAIAILHPETHQVTLINAGHNPPILRKPDGTCSMIAEEEIGLPLGIMEDMDYDIAQFMLEPGEMLFIYTDGINEAMNADGDQYGMERMLQCVSQKTDDVEVCSTAIIDDCRKFMGDSPQFDDMCMVTIQRKG, encoded by the coding sequence ATGTCCAGCTACCTCGTCGCTCTGAATGGTCCAGATTCCGGTAAGAAAATATTCCTCGCTGGCGAGGAATTTACCCTCGGTCGTCATCCCGAGTGCGATATCGTCGTCGAAGTAGGTGCCGTAAGTCGGTACCACGCAAAAATTACGCACAAAGATAGCGGATACATCATCGAGGACCTGAAAAGTCGAAACGGGACCTTCGTTAACGATGAGCAAATCGCCACGCCCCACAAGTTGCAGCATGGCGATACCATCCGCGTCTGCGACATCTCGTTCGATTTCAGGCAGGAAGGGGTCAAACCGGCCCCGACTGAAACGGTTGGCCTCAAGGCCGATGGCCCTGGCGCGTTCGGTGCCGTCATGGTGGACGATGACGGGGCGACCTCCACGATCATGTCGAAGTTCGAGGTTTCGTCGCAGACCGGTTCCATTCACCTGACGGCAAGTCCCGAAGTAAAGCTGAACGCGCTGCTGGAGATCACGCGCGGACTAACGGGGACCCTCTCACTAGACGAGGTGCTGCCAAAAGTTCTTGAGGGCTTGTTCCATATCTTCCTGCAAGCCGATCGCGGCTTCATCATCCTGCCGGATGGCTCGGGCAATATGGTCCCCCGCTGGACCAAGGCTCGAAAGGAAAGTGACGAAGAGGAAATCCGAATCAGCCGTACCATCGTCAAGCACGTCATGCAGACGCGCGAAGCGGTCCTCTCGGCCGACGCGGCCGCAGACTCACGCTTTGAGATGAGCCAGAGCATCACCGATTTCAAGATTCGGTCGATCATGTGCGCTCCGCTAGTGAATGCCGATGATGAAGTGATCGGCGTGATCCAGATCGATACGCTCGATCAACGAAAACGATTCCAGAAGGAAGACCTGGAAGTCGCCGTCAGCGTTGGGATGCAGGCCGCGGCGGCCATCGAACGAGCCCAATTGCACGATCAGGCCATTCGGCAGATCGCCTTCGAACGCGACCTGCACACGGCCAAGCAGGTTCAGATTGGTTTTCTGCCGTCGGAACAGCCTTCGGTGCCTGGCTACAACTTCTATCACTACTATCTGGCCGCGAATTCGGTTGGCGGTGACTATTACGACTACATTTCGCTACCCGACGGCGGTACGGCGATCCTCGTCGGGGACGTCGTGGGGCACGGGATCGCGGCTTCGTTGATGATGGCCAAATTGTCGGCCGAAGCTCGGTATTGCCTGGCGTCGATGGCCGATCTTCAGCAAGCTGCATTTCACCTGAATAACAACTTTGCGGCTTATACCCCGGCCGATAAATTCGTCACGCTGGCCATAGCGATTCTGCATCCGGAAACGCACCAGGTAACGCTCATCAACGCGGGTCACAATCCACCTATTCTGCGGAAACCGGACGGCACGTGCTCGATGATTGCCGAGGAAGAGATCGGCCTGCCGCTGGGAATCATGGAAGACATGGATTACGACATTGCCCAGTTCATGCTCGAACCGGGCGAGATGCTCTTCATCTATACCGACGGCATCAACGAAGCGATGAACGCTGATGGCGATCAATACGGGATGGAACGCATGCTTCAGTGCGTTTCCCAGAAGACCGACGACGTCGAAGTCTGCAGCACGGCGATCATCGACGACTGCCGGAAATTCATGGGGGACAGCCCTCAATTCGACGATATGTGCATGGTGACAATCCAGCGCAAAGGGTAG